From the Amia ocellicauda isolate fAmiCal2 chromosome 12, fAmiCal2.hap1, whole genome shotgun sequence genome, the window TAAATAGCTGAATTACAATTAAGGaacattttaattactattCAATCTGACTGTACACACACTTAAGGCTATCAAGACATAACCACAcacaccggggggggggggtaatctAAAAGTATGACTGGGCCTACAGGAGAACAGTTTGAATGCATTGATCAAAACTGATCGGCTGTCCTCGAGTTGGTATAAAAGCAAACCCCCAGGAAATTGAGGCAAATGGGGCCATAGGACAGTTTAAGATCCATCAACACTGGATACAAATGCAATGCttattacataaaaataatgGGTGAAGAAGAGAGTAGTATGCATCAAGAATAAACATCCTGACTGGTCATAACTTGACAAGACTGCAGATTGACCCAGGCTCCTTTGAAGGTACAGGAATTACGACGGGCAAACTGCTGCCTGCCTCTGCAAAACCAAGCGACAGCATCGACATGTCCAAAACCAAGCCTTTCTGGCCAAAGCAACTCATACGAGGTTTTAGGTCTCCAATGTCAAAATTACAGTTCGACTCAGTGGGTGTGTGCTCTAAGAGGAGTGGGAGAGAAAAATCGGTGACCCCTGGATTTAACAGTTCAGCACAATTTTGAGAAATTCCACATCCAATTATAAAGCTACACGGAAgcattggatttgttttttattgttatatatatatatatatttttttaaacaaaatacagccCAGCAATCTTTTCAACATAAGTCTACCAAAAAGAACTAACAGTCCTGAGCTAAAACTGGAATCTCAAGTTGCATTCAACCaccaagacaaaaacaaaagtaatgatCAATATCTGGTTAACGGGGAGACAGGGGACTACTAGTTTTCCGTGCCTAGGCTGGGAATGTGGACACCCTTCCAACGTATAATAACTATTCCATGCCGAGCATTCCACAGCAATTATATACACACTCGTCTGGCGGTCGGCATCTGAACTTGACTGTGAAACATTAACATGGAACcttgtgtttcaggtcagatttCACACAGAAGAATGATTTAACAAAACTGATCTGTACAAAGAGCAGAGCACAGAAGAACGATGCTGGGTACCACTGCACAGCATGGGGGGAGCTACAAGATTTTAAATTAAGTGTACTGTGTGGTGCACTACATTTCTGAAAATTAAGTTTTTTATAGGAATGCCCTGTGTGGAAATCCAGCatgaaaataattgttttagtttgtctAAAAACTATAGATTGAGATTTCAGATCAGGTGAGgtagccccccccaccccggtaTCAAACATGGAGCCCTTTAACCACAGCAGCTCCACAGGGCTTGAGAGGGTGTGTAAGAAATTTAGTTCTGTGGGGGCGGAGGGGGTGGTGCAGGTGGCATGCCAAATGGAGGCATGCCGGGGACCCCCATCCCCATCATCGTGACAAAGCTGGAGGGATCCATGGGCGGAGGGGGGGGTGGCGGGGCATAGATCATGCCTGCTGAGCCTGGGGGcggcgggggtgggggaggaggagcCCCGGGAGGGAGCGGGGGCTGGACACCGGGCGGGGGTGGAACCAGGGAGGGGTTGCCCATGGGAGGCGGCGGCTGAGCGGAGGAGCCCCCAGAggattgctgctgctgctgttgctgctgctgctgccagggGGGCAGATTCCCAGAGCCTGGGGTTGAGGTAGTGATGGTGTCTAAAACAGAAAGGGGGGGAAGAGTTACACTAGGAGTCAATAGGAGAAAACCTGGGGTTAAAACAAGTTAAAATATAAAGACATTCCTAAGGGGTTTGTGAAATGTAAAGGTTATTTCATGGACAGATTGCCATAAAACAAAGCCAGTACAGTAAAATGAACACACCGGATTGTCAGTCAATGTCAGTGTGATCGGTTCTCATTCTAACTCAATAACCTACACAACACAGGAGACTCTGCAGCTCCTtaagagcacagcacagcactgcaacTAAGTGAAGAGGGGTTACTGGAACTGCCAACTAATCTGAACATCATTTTCAGGGTGACTAACTTCCTGCATATGAGTGAAGGTCATCTAATGCTAATGTCTTATGCAGACCACATCAGCAGGGAAATtgaacaaaatgacaacaaaaataGCACATTGTGTACAATTACCCTAGTTATAATAGCCAGGTTTTCAATCTTCACAAATCCTTTAGAGGACATACAGCTGGGCAAAGTCTGATTGCACTGAAAAGCTGGTTTTGGAATAAAAGTATAAAATCAATCCAGCCATAACCTGATTACTACTACGAATACAGAACAtgtgtaatgcaaaaccatccattaCTTACTTTTAGCTTCAATATTAGAAAACAAAGTTCCTCAGGAGAGCACATGTTTCAGGCAGCCTGGCAACACAGAGGTTAGAGCAGCCGGCCGAACGCCTGCATTTGCTTTTCCTGTTCACACTGGAGTAACCCAAGCCAGCGTGGGTCTGAACTGAATGCCCAATTCCCCTACCAcataaatacactgaaacacacacatacacacatatatatatatatgtgaatgtATGCATGGTCTCCATGAATGACATCTGTTGCAGATTTGCATTTTAAGGGCGAAAAATGCTTTTGATATAACCCAACCATTTCTAATGCACACCCATTTGGGGAAAGGGAAAACAGGGCTAGACAGTGCCATGAGATTAAGATAGAGGAATAACATTTCAAACAGTTTTACTCGTATTGAATTTCCCTCatgaattttaattaaatcgGAAATGAAGTccttttgttctatttttaaaatcaattaaccTTACTCTATTTGGAACACTAACCACTGCAATTGCAGCAGCAGTAGCACATGTATACAGACTTGCACCAACTCACCTCGGGCTTCCACAACAGACCTTTCCATAAGCCGGAAGGCTCTCTCATACACTGTTCGCACAGACCATACGGGCTAGCCTACGGGTACGCAACGTTTCCTATGATATCCTATAATATTCTACACCCATAATTAACTGCACTTAATGTAATAACTATTTTGTAAGGAAACCTACTCCCATACTGATATCCCATTCTGGCACATTCATTCCACACCTTCAGTCGTCTAGTTTGTATGAATCACTGATACAAAATTAAGGCTGAGTGAAACCGGGTACGAAGGCAATGTGTACGTActctgctgccagggcaggggGGCACTGGTTGCCATGCTGCTGGTAGGAGGGGGAGGCGGGGCCTGCTGCTGCCACGGAGGCAGTGGCGCAGAGGGTGGCGGTGGAGGCTGGCTGTTGGGGGGCGGGGGAGGCGGCGGCATCAAACCCATGGGGGGTGGCAACAAACCTGGAGGTAGAGTGGGATAAAATTGCTTTAGAGATGGAAGAGGACAGTACCATTCATCCTCATCACTTCACTATTCAACAGGGTTAATTTCTTAGACACTCCTGCCTACACACTTCAGAGCAACAGCTCAGAAGGACTTACCCATGTGATGGTGTCCATGTGGACCAGGCCCCTGGTTCATCGGTGGAGGGGGAGGCTGCAtccatgggggtggggggccatTGGGGTTGGGGGGCATGTGGGGCCCACCCATGTTGGGCATGGGTGGGGGGTAGTTGTGATGCCCTCCATGGCCACTGTGACCCCCCCCGTGCATGTTGGAAAAGTGTCGATTCTCAGAATGGCCAGAGTTCATCCAGGGGGGACGGTTCTGCACCAACAGAACACAACAAGAATTAAAATCCAACGTATAATTGACACACACAAGATGGAGAAGCACACTACAAGGTTTCAGGCTATATCTGAGAatcaatcattattatttatttcttagtaagagcaatacaaagtgcaataatacagtgtagttcaaggcataatacaatttacaagatacacagtaaacaatatattatgTCCTACATCCTAGTTTGTAaaagcagacaagatgttaagtcagagttaagaactaagggaaagggagcatgggggaaatcaaaataagcaatacaagtgctagtaatgcaaaggcaagagtatgactaaacgttgtataagtgcgatcttataaatgactaaattacaagtacaagcTGAAAATCAAATTAGTGTAGAAGGAACAGTCACTAAACTGGCCACCCTGGCTGCTGTCTCACCATTTGCTGCTGATTGTTGCCCAGTCCGGAGCCTCGTGGGCCACTGGGATTGCTGGAGTGTCCCCCGGAGGAGGGGACAGGGGCCTCACCGAGCTCAGCCATCAGGGACAGGTACTCCTTGTCCATCCGGGCCTTATCCTGGGCCGACTGCGGTTCTCCCTGCCTGGGGGCAAAAGAGCTGCTCACAGGTTAGACCTGGCACCAATACTGCACTACGCACAATTTGAAAACATCCTCCactgcattcattcattcaaatacatttttttttttccacattgttcTCAGCTTTAATACATCTAAATGCACCAGCAACAAAGCTTTGCAACCGAAATGCCCTTACTCTAAAAACCTTGGAATAGACTTGTGTGCCAGTGTTTCTGATGGGCAAACCCGATCACTGCCAACACAGTGGTATTACAGGTAAAGCTGGGCTCACTGTCTAACCTGGTGAACTTGCAGTCAGAGGAGATGTGCCCAGCCCCTCCACACTTGGTACAGACTGTGGTGTTGGTGATGCTGCGCGGCTCAGAGCTCTGCCAGGGCCTCAGGATCCTGCAAACAAGAACAGGAAGATCGGAGACGTCAGTGCGTTCTGCAACTGTGGACGGGCAACTGCTGTCCTTCAAGGACAAGTTCCTGCAAGTTTCACATGCATTCTGAAATCGCAACTAATTaagaatttcaattaaaaaattacaTCTGATTGGACTCTTTAGTCAAATTAATATCTGCAGCTGTAGAGGCCTGGAGTTATACAAAGTATGCCACCTGAGACACAATGGCCGATTtctctttgtattttttaatactgtTACAGCCATGTTCACATAAGGGAAtttatatatcacacacacaatgtaatttAATCAAAAATACATGATCTTTAAATGGTCTTATAAGAACTCAACTTTGACCTTTAAATGGCCATCTAAAATGATTTCAACAGGTCATTCAAAACACTTCAAACTGTACAAATGACAATAGGCATTAAAGACAAGGTATAAGGGTTTAAGACTAAGATTAAGATCGGGGACAGTGAAAGGGAGACGGCCAGACACCCACCTGTTGTCATCTTCCCGCAGGGTCCCATTGAGCCGGGCCAGTTCCCTCAGTTGCATCTTGCGCAGGTCGTTCTGATCCTCCGGGGTCTCGATGCCTTGCTTTAGGATGTTGCGAATCTGATATACACAACGGTCACAGGGTCATCAGTGTGCAATAAGAGCTGGAGAAGATCAGGGGTGATGACAATGCAGAGCAAAATCCCAAACCCTTAAACTCAAACAAGAAATTGTACACAGAGCGCTAGGCTCCAAGAACTTGACCCCCATGGTGCCCACCTGCTCCACAGCCTTCTTCACGTTCTCCATCGTATTCGCGGTTACCAGGGCGTGAAGCGGCTCATCCTCTCCCGGCAGCATCTGGCCATCCTTGCGGCCCACCTTACCCTCCTTTACAGAGCCCTTTCCCCGGATCATGATCTTAGCACTGCACTCCTTCTCGATGTTCTTCAGGGTGTTTCCACTGCGGATGAAAGAAATTTAATAAAACTATATGAAGGCATTCTTCATGTCAAAAACGTTCTTACACTGGGTAGACAAAACTGGAACAGAAACAGTATAAGAGGAAGAGGCATGAAACGCCATAAAATTCCATTTGGAACTCAAAATATAAGGCAGTTAGtagtaaaatgttatttttggttTAGCATACTATCCAATTGTCTCCCTTTATACAGCAACAATGTTCTGACCCCTTTAACATTCACTAGTATGCGCTGCCTGACTCTTACCGTGGTCCAATCAGGAGGCCCACGAAGTTGATCTCTGGATACTCATCCTGAGGAATCATTACCTTGTCGCTAACCCGGGTGGCCGGGGGCCTACAGGGGAGGGAAGCGGGTTATTAACACATCCAGTCATAAATAAAACCTCCTCTGGGATTACTCCGTACTAGAAAGCATCCTTTTCAGTTCAACGTAGCAGATGTAACACTTTACATCCACATGGACCATTACAACTCAAAACCAGTGAGCCATGCTATGGGCTAAAGTAAAATAATTCATGATGTTAGACAAATCCAGTACTTTGAACAAATGTCAGATGAGTAAATAAAACCTAATCAAAACCTTTTCCACAGTCAAACACTCAACTCAACTCAGAAACAAAGACCATCAACACTGCAATTCACACATCCTCCCTACTTGTAGTCTGCTGGAGGCTTGAACTCTGGGTTGAGCCCCACCATCTCCTGGATGAGCGTGTGCCGCTCCTCCTCCAGCTTCTTGCGTGTGCGGTACTCGCGCGTGTTCAGCCGCTTACCCTCGCTGTTATAGATCGGCTCCGGAGAGGGAGACCTGTAGAAGACAAGGGAGcaggtgggggggcaggggagGTAAAGCAGAAAGACGAGTGGCTATTAAGATCTCTCTTTcgaggaggagagggaagaaaacacagaaaaacaacgTCCCTATGACTGGCTAGCCTAGAATTGAAAATTAAGCTTCCacaacaaaatacttttcactcAAACTCCAGAGAACAGGGAAGAAAACCTGTTTACCAACTCATCTCGGAGCGGTgaatggaaacaaaaaaaaattaccaTAAGTTGAGACCATTAAACAGAAGTGAAGTGCAAGCATTTACATTCCCCTTTAGCAGGCGAGATATGGAAGTCTTCTCCACCATATAGCACATGCCTGTGGGAATGGTTTATGGACTACAAGTTGGACACAAATGAAGGACACGTATCAAGCttagaaatattaaaatcagGGGGGCATCTACAGGACTTTGGAGCCATTGCAGGTATGAAATTTGAATATCAAACAGGATTGTCCCTCTGCCAATTCAGTTTCTACTTACTCTTATTTCCAGCCCCCAGCACAGCTACTAAAATGCCAGTGTCCAAACCTAGGACTATCATCCTTCCAAAGCCCCGATAACTTTGGGAATCAGCGGCTGCATCAGGCTGAAAATCCCCCTCTACAGATCCCGTACTGACAGCTGGGTGGGGAGCAGCAAAAGAGAGGGGGAATGGGGGGGTAGCTTATGCCTGAGCTCAGACCCCAGACCCATGTTCTGTTTCAGATGTTAAGCACTAACCCAACCAATGACGTACAGGATACCATGATGCATCGAGAGGAATCATAGTAATTTAAAgcgtttaaattaaaacaaaacaaaaaaaggttaatCCTAAAGGGGAAAATAAGCCAGGTAGGAAGGTTGTCGTATTTTAGTTAAGAATAGGATGTGTAAAAGCCAGATGGGTTAAAAACACCAGGCTCCTACTCCAATCTTGACTGCTGAACCTTGTGTCTCACACGTTTCGCTGTGTAAAAGGCTCTGCGCTTGAAAAAGGTTAGAGTGGGGGAATTTGGTTAGAgagaaaaaagttatttttttctttgtctgtaatttttttttttttttttcttgttatgcAACAAGCCCTCCCAAAAAGAGCCCGTTCTGACAGCCGGCCCATGAAAACCATTAAGGAGatggaggaggagaaaaaaaaaaaaagcttccctTGACTCAGTGTCGAAAATCCATCGGTGACAACCTGGAAAACCCTGCTTTTAATTAGGCTACCGTTACTTCATATTTTAATGGGAAGAAACCAATAAACTTCTCAAAAGTAGGGGGAAATTAGGGTTCCTGGAGTGAATGTCAAGTGTTTATGCTGTAAAAAaatgtgggtggggggggaaataaaaatcCTTACGTTTGTGTTTGTACAGATGAAGAAAATTTTGCAATGAGACTGGTAAACTGCTTTTagatatagaaaaaaaaaaatgcttaccAGCCTCATTATCTACATCAAATTGAATTCATTTTACTACATAAAGCATAGCAAGGGTGCAGAGGCCCAGAGACCCCGAGATTAATCCTATTAGTCATTTAAATTCAGTACTGGGTAGTTCGTTATAAcgtttatattttacaaaagtAAATTCAAAACATTAGAAGACTGGAATCCTGAACCCTTGTTATACACAAACCATTTCAGACCAAATCAGGAGATGCGATCATTATGGTTTTTGAAAGTGGTCATGTTTCAGGCAACTTTGCTTCCAGTTCAGGTTTCCATGAAGAAAATCTATATATACATGACACCACGAGTATAGGTGTTGCTGGAGACAATGTAGAacctgcatttaaaatgtaattggtgtccaaaaacaaaatcttaTTACACCTATCAAACCAGTCTACAGCAAAAAGAGCATTTCCTATCCCTCTGTACTACATCAAGGTTAAGGGAAGATTAACCAAACATTTCTAAGAGTTCAATATCAGCACCAACTATCTAAATAGtttgtcaattaaaaaaaaaaaaagttatgatCAAAGAGGAGATATTAACGTGTTGAAGGTGTTAtaataaaaaggagaaaaactTTGGTGATTTTAGGTACTTAAATGGATTTTACTGAATTTGCAGTTGAAAGTAAAATGTGACAGATTCGGTCTACAGTTAGGATGATGGAGCTGCCTTCCACCACCACAGCTGCTCAGCATCTCCGTTTTTATCAAACACCTTCAAGCTTTCATCATAAAACTTTCTTCTACACAGTCACTTTCACATTCATCTGGAGCATCACTTAAAACCACTAATGAAACCAGaaaccgggggggggggggggggggggatgcaaCTCAATGTTACGATTATGTGGAATTAAATTTTCATGGCAATTATGATCCATAGAAAGGGAACTGGGTCATATTGGTTAGTGCTCCCTAAATGTCCTAAGCTCTTAACCATCAGAGGCTTGGTAGTAATAACTCCATATCAACTCACAGATCTTAATTTGGCTTAAACAGATTTGTCCATAACCTGATGTTAAAGGCTTTTCACCATTTAGATCATTGTGCTAGAAGGAATTACATTCACCATGTCTAATTTGGTTGGTTGCAAGTTATTAAATCTACAAATATTTACGTGAAATCGGGATTAACTACCATATTCTCcattttaaataactttaaatGCAATTCAACCCCAGTGAGGTTTTCTATAAAAAAAGCACAGGGCATAGAACACCTTTAAACAGCCTAAAGCTACAGCCTCTCTAACAATAGATTTTGTATTCTGTGCGTTTTGTAATGCATAAACTTAAGATCAGGAAATGGTAAATAAGCTGTTGCACCAGATAAGTATGCTCAATATCCAAGTAGTTTGAGCTGATTTCTCCATGGAGACAGATGTAGGGTCTGCACTACAGTGCCATCCTAGAATTCCCTAATTCATCATATGTACGCTATTACAGGACCACTACTGATGTCTTTTAGGATAATATGCTTACTGAACAAATCTATCTACTCCATACAAGTTACATATAACTTGAAAGCTGTAATTCCTTTAAGCACAGAAAACACTGACAGTGTAGGTCATAGATAACCATATATcgtaaaacttcaattaaacgcTGCCGgcatttattccaaataactgcaagaagccctGGCATCAATTGGAGACCGGtgattgtattaaacattcataaataaaaagacattgcagactcatgcagggtaagaagagcctggacacattgcttcattgtagaagGAGGCTAATAGgtgtatataatgtatgatGAACTacacactggattgaaaacaagacacctgtaattctgttagcagtctaaGATTCCATATACTTTGAACTCtcgctaaataaacaaaaatcaccAACAACACTGTGGAAATATGCttaaaaccaaaccatcaacattatacttcattaatgcattgtttctCACAACTGACAGTTAgttcaatcactacaattaacagcaaaCAAATATAGAGCTATACATGTGtacgtgtgtatatatgttattGAGAAATACACcatcaggtgtttttttttttaaatatacagtatatatatatatttactgaaaacaagaaagtggCGTAACCTGGCGACTATTGGAGACCGGCTGCTATTTGAGACCCAGCAAGTATTGGAAGTCTTACGGTATGCATGATCACTATCAATTGGGAGGGACGGCATTCAAAAATGTTTTGAACCAGAAATTAAGCTTATGGTGCATCTGGGAACCATCACGCATTTTTTAAAACCG encodes:
- the sf1 gene encoding splicing factor 1 isoform X1 encodes the protein MATGANATPLGKLHPSIGAKRGFEAGPGAGLMAPPGPPVPFPPPPSFQQPPPPPVPFPPSHQFPLPAGAVFPPPPPQQQQPQQPQGGGMQSGGGDFGQKKSRKRSRWSSETPDQKTVIPGMPTVIPPGLTREQERAYIVQLQIEDLTRKLRTGDLGIPVNPEDRSPSPEPIYNSEGKRLNTREYRTRKKLEEERHTLIQEMVGLNPEFKPPADYKPPATRVSDKVMIPQDEYPEINFVGLLIGPRGNTLKNIEKECSAKIMIRGKGSVKEGKVGRKDGQMLPGEDEPLHALVTANTMENVKKAVEQIRNILKQGIETPEDQNDLRKMQLRELARLNGTLREDDNRILRPWQSSEPRSITNTTVCTKCGGAGHISSDCKFTSSFAPRQGEPQSAQDKARMDKEYLSLMAELGEAPVPSSGGHSSNPSGPRGSGLGNNQQQMNRPPWMNSGHSENRHFSNMHGGGHSGHGGHHNYPPPMPNMGGPHMPPNPNGPPPPWMQPPPPPMNQGPGPHGHHHMGLLPPPMGLMPPPPPPPNSQPPPPPSAPLPPWQQQAPPPPPTSSMATSAPLPWQQNTITTSTPGSGNLPPWQQQQQQQQQQSSGGSSAQPPPPMGNPSLVPPPPGVQPPLPPGAPPPPPPPPPGSAGMIYAPPPPPPPMDPSSFVTMMGMGVPGMPPFGMPPAPPPPPPQN
- the sf1 gene encoding splicing factor 1 isoform X2 — protein: MPTVIPPGLTREQERAYIVQLQIEDLTRKLRTGDLGIPVNPEDRSPSPEPIYNSEGKRLNTREYRTRKKLEEERHTLIQEMVGLNPEFKPPADYKPPATRVSDKVMIPQDEYPEINFVGLLIGPRGNTLKNIEKECSAKIMIRGKGSVKEGKVGRKDGQMLPGEDEPLHALVTANTMENVKKAVEQIRNILKQGIETPEDQNDLRKMQLRELARLNGTLREDDNRILRPWQSSEPRSITNTTVCTKCGGAGHISSDCKFTSSFAPRQGEPQSAQDKARMDKEYLSLMAELGEAPVPSSGGHSSNPSGPRGSGLGNNQQQMNRPPWMNSGHSENRHFSNMHGGGHSGHGGHHNYPPPMPNMGGPHMPPNPNGPPPPWMQPPPPPMNQGPGPHGHHHMGLLPPPMGLMPPPPPPPNSQPPPPPSAPLPPWQQQAPPPPPTSSMATSAPLPWQQNTITTSTPGSGNLPPWQQQQQQQQQQSSGGSSAQPPPPMGNPSLVPPPPGVQPPLPPGAPPPPPPPPPGSAGMIYAPPPPPPPMDPSSFVTMMGMGVPGMPPFGMPPAPPPPPPQN